A window of Solanum stenotomum isolate F172 chromosome 3, ASM1918654v1, whole genome shotgun sequence contains these coding sequences:
- the LOC125858279 gene encoding transcription termination factor MTERF8, chloroplastic — MSTPTKSFPLSPSPSCLSRALSPPIRTLFPSALLPSQKLTFSPQKQDKLPLHFLVSQDSTLLLLKCNALAINDSSTNSFVDSGVMLFSLFREIGFNETDTEALLDAHPVINLTPFESIRTRIHSLQSLGVSGLALSRLIVKRPDVLTAVEIDGVVSFLLKGDLELAGKIKSSQIEHLFNSTEPRFLAGFETKVRLLLELGITQETIVHVLNNANLTKAFCLKSFEDIERMLTFLNRFGGGDLILRRPALLNYDLDAQLIPRVGFLLELSGGDETGTATVLRKLPFVVAYSVDHLKDHVEFLKSYAGLSEEEIFRIVLVYPNMFSASRKRKLHPRIDFLKQCGLSSHDIFRFLIKAPLFLSLSFEGNLAYKLVFLVKIGYKKNTKELAMAMGAVTRTSCKNMQEVIGVFLNYGLTFDDILEMSMKHPQVLQYNHESLEEKMDYLVEEMGREVGELLAFPAFLGYKLDGRIKHRYEEKRKILGEGMSLNKLLSVSAARFSTKSKRKQRVPAVSGLDESDD; from the exons ATGTCGACGCCCACCAAATCTTTTCCTCTTTCGCCTTCTCCTTCCTGTTTATCTCGGGCTTTATCTCCCCCCATACGAACTCTCTTTCCTTCTGCGTTGCTCCCTTCTCAGAAACTTACATTTTCCCCACAGAAACAAGATAAACTACCTTTACACTTTCTGGTTTCTCAAGATTCCACGCTTTTACTGCTCAAATGCAACGCCCTCGCCATCAACGACAGCTCTACAAATTCTTTCGTAGATTCCG GGGTGATGCTATTTTCACTCTTTCGAGAAATTGGCTTCAATGAGACTGATACTGAAGCTCTTTTGGACGCCCACCCCGTAATTAACTTGACGCCTTTCGAATCCATACGCACACGAATTCATTCTTTGCAGTCCCTTGGAGTCAGCGGCCTTGCTCTTTCAAGATTGATTGTGAAAAGACCAGATGTTTTAACAGCTGTGGAAATTGATGGCGTTGTTAGTTTTCTTCTCAAGGGTGATTTGGAATTGGCAGGAAAAATCAAATCTTCACAGATTGAACATCTTTTTAACTCAACAGAACCAAGGTTTCTTGCAGGATTTGAAACAAAGGTTAGATTGTTACTCGAACTTGGGATTACCCAAGAAACGATTGTTCACGTTCTCAACAATGCCAACTTAACAAAGGCATTTTGTCTCAAGTCATTTGAAGATATAGAAAGAATGCTTACTTTCTTGAACCGTTTTGGTGGTGGTGATTTGATCCTTCGCCGACCAGCACTTCTCAATTATGACCTCGATGCCCAGTTGATTCCCAGGGTAGGGTTCCTCTTGGAGTTGAGTGGGGGTGATGAGACCGGAACTGCAACTGTGTTGCGTAAGTTGCCCTTTGTTGTAGCATACAGTGTTGATCACTTAAAAGATCATGTAGAGTTCTTGAAATCATATGCTGGCTTAAGTGAGGAGGAGATTTTTCGAATTGTTTTAGTTTATCCCAACATGTTTAGTGCCAGCAGGAAAAGGAAATTGCATCCTCGAATTGATTTTCTAAAGCAATGTGGGTTGAGTTCACATGATATATTCAGGTTCTTAATAAAAGCTCCTTTATTTCTGAGTCTGTCATTTGAGGGGAATCTTGCTTACAAGCTGGTCTTTTTGGTGAAGATTGGGTATAAGAAGAATACTAAGGAATTGGCTATGGCAATGGGAGCTGTTACCAGGACTAGCTGCAAAAATATGCAAGAAGTTATTGGTGTATTTTTGAACTACGGCTTGACTTTTGATGACATTCTGGAGATGAGCATGAAACATCCGCAGGTATTGCAGTACAATCATGAGTCACTGGAGGAGAAGATGGACTACTTGGTTGAGGAGATGGGTCGTGAAGTTGGGGAGCTATTGGCTTTTCCTGCATTTCTTGGGTACAAGCTTGACGGAAGGATTAAACACAGGTacgaagagaaaagaaagatctTAGGGGAAGGCATGTCGCTTAATAAGCTTCTGAGCGTGTCTGCAGCAAGATTCTCAACAAAAAGCAAGAGGAAGCAACGAGTTCCTGCCGTTAGTGGCCTTGATGAGAGTGATGACTGA